One part of the Magnetovibrio sp. PR-2 genome encodes these proteins:
- a CDS encoding threonine dehydratase: MDNGMLNATIVELEATRAVVYRHMSPTPSFPWPLLSKRTGADVWVKHENHTPVGAFKVRGGLVFLSGLKATQPDLEGVISATRGNHGQSLAYAAAKVGMKAVIVVPHGNSPDKNRAMEALGAELVVHGNDFQEALEYTQSLAKERNLYMIGPFEKPLMRGVATYALELFEQVGNLDTVYVPIGMGSGICGLITVRDALGLKTEIVGVVAEGAPAYAQSFEKGEVVATEKAETLADGVACRVPSPEAFEIIKNGAARIVQVSDDEILDAMAYYFTDTHNMAEGAAATPLAGLMKEKDLQTGKKVGLILSGGNADASTFAKALERLTKD; encoded by the coding sequence ATGGATAATGGGATGTTGAACGCAACGATTGTCGAGCTGGAAGCGACCCGGGCCGTCGTCTACCGCCATATGTCGCCAACGCCGAGCTTTCCTTGGCCGTTGTTGTCCAAACGCACAGGGGCGGACGTTTGGGTGAAGCATGAAAACCACACGCCCGTGGGCGCATTCAAAGTGCGCGGCGGCTTGGTTTTTTTGTCGGGCCTCAAAGCGACCCAGCCGGATCTCGAAGGCGTGATTTCCGCAACCCGCGGCAACCACGGTCAAAGCTTGGCCTACGCAGCTGCCAAAGTCGGCATGAAAGCCGTCATCGTTGTGCCGCATGGCAACAGCCCGGATAAAAACCGCGCCATGGAGGCCTTAGGTGCGGAACTCGTCGTTCACGGCAACGACTTCCAAGAAGCTTTGGAGTACACCCAAAGCCTCGCCAAAGAACGCAATCTGTACATGATCGGCCCGTTTGAAAAGCCGTTGATGCGCGGGGTTGCGACCTATGCGTTGGAGCTGTTTGAACAAGTTGGAAACTTGGACACCGTTTATGTGCCCATCGGTATGGGATCGGGCATTTGCGGATTGATCACGGTTCGCGATGCCTTGGGCCTCAAGACCGAGATCGTCGGCGTGGTCGCTGAAGGCGCACCTGCTTATGCCCAGTCCTTTGAAAAGGGCGAGGTGGTTGCGACTGAGAAAGCCGAAACCCTCGCCGATGGTGTGGCGTGTCGCGTGCCGAGCCCCGAAGCGTTTGAAATTATCAAAAACGGCGCCGCGCGCATCGTGCAAGTCAGCGATGATGAGATTTTGGACGCGATGGCGTACTATTTTACCGACACCCACAACATGGCCGAAGGTGCCGCTGCGACACCGTTGGCGGGGTTGATGAAAGAAAAGGATTTGCAAACGGGCAAAAAGGTCGGTTTGATTTTGTCCGGCGGCAACGCCGACGCCTCGACATTTGCCAAAGCCTTGGAGCGCCTCACAAAGGATTGA
- the glmM gene encoding phosphoglucosamine mutase produces MTRKLFGTDGIRGKANEHPMTAMTALMVGQAAALHFKRGDHRHRVIIGKDTRLSGYMLENALTSGFLSCGMDVILSGPVPTPAVAMLTRSLRADFGVMISASHNPYHDNGIKFFGPDGYKLSDDVEMEIEKRLDSNMAPELADAADLGRAKRLDDVVGRYTEYVKQTFPKQSSLDGMKIVLDCANGAAYKVAPEVLWELGAEVVKIGVSPNGFNINDGCGSTATEAMQAAVVEHGADIGIALDGDADRVLISDEKGQLVDGDQLMGLIAADWNCSGLLKGGHVVATVMSNLGLEKYLEGQDVGLKRTGVGDRYVVEEMRRSGCNVGGEQSGHIVLGDYATTGDGLMAALQVLAVLSRNGKPASEACRLFDPFPQLLKNVRFQGTSPLELDSVQTAIGDAEKRLDGTGRVLIRKSGTEPLIRVMAEGENEGLVAEVVDGLVDLISKSAA; encoded by the coding sequence ATGACACGCAAACTCTTTGGCACTGATGGCATTCGCGGCAAAGCGAACGAACACCCCATGACGGCGATGACAGCTTTGATGGTGGGGCAGGCCGCTGCGCTGCACTTCAAACGCGGCGATCACCGCCACCGTGTGATCATCGGCAAGGACACACGTCTTTCCGGTTACATGTTGGAAAATGCTCTGACGTCTGGATTTTTGTCCTGCGGCATGGACGTGATTTTGTCCGGGCCCGTGCCGACGCCGGCGGTGGCGATGCTGACGCGTTCGCTGCGTGCGGATTTCGGCGTGATGATTTCGGCAAGCCACAACCCTTACCACGACAACGGCATCAAGTTTTTTGGTCCCGACGGCTACAAGCTGTCTGACGACGTCGAGATGGAAATCGAAAAGCGTCTCGACAGCAACATGGCCCCCGAATTGGCGGACGCTGCCGATTTGGGCCGGGCCAAGCGCCTGGACGACGTGGTGGGACGCTATACCGAATACGTCAAACAAACCTTCCCCAAACAGTCATCCCTTGATGGGATGAAGATCGTTTTGGATTGTGCCAATGGTGCCGCTTACAAAGTCGCGCCCGAGGTCCTTTGGGAACTGGGTGCGGAAGTCGTCAAGATCGGCGTGTCGCCCAACGGCTTCAACATCAATGACGGATGTGGATCAACGGCCACCGAAGCCATGCAGGCGGCTGTGGTCGAACACGGGGCTGACATTGGCATTGCGTTGGACGGCGACGCGGACCGGGTTTTGATTTCGGACGAAAAAGGCCAGTTGGTCGATGGCGATCAATTGATGGGTTTGATTGCTGCCGACTGGAACTGTTCAGGTCTTTTGAAAGGCGGCCATGTGGTGGCCACCGTCATGTCGAACTTAGGGCTCGAAAAGTATTTGGAAGGCCAAGACGTCGGCCTTAAACGCACCGGCGTCGGCGATCGTTACGTCGTCGAAGAAATGCGCCGCTCGGGCTGTAACGTGGGCGGGGAACAGTCCGGACATATTGTTTTGGGCGATTATGCCACCACGGGTGATGGTTTGATGGCGGCGTTGCAGGTCTTGGCGGTGTTGAGCCGCAATGGAAAGCCTGCGTCCGAGGCGTGTCGCTTGTTCGATCCGTTTCCGCAGTTGCTGAAAAACGTGCGCTTCCAAGGCACATCACCGTTGGAACTCGACAGCGTGCAAACGGCCATCGGCGATGCAGAAAAACGCCTGGATGGTACAGGCCGTGTCTTGATCCGCAAATCCGGGACCGAGCCCCTGATCCGGGTCATGGCCGAAGGCGAAAACGAAGGCCTGGTTGCCGAAGTCGTGGACGGTTTGGTCGATCTTATTTCCAAATCGGCGGCGTAA
- a CDS encoding DUF1127 domain-containing protein: MNRDNCTDTFNGIDFTPALPLTWHSWLDDGKQLMVRELARAVVTLKTWMTRSRSRRHLAGLDAYLLDDIGLTKAQAVRESEKPFWQD; the protein is encoded by the coding sequence ATGAACCGCGATAATTGTACCGATACATTTAATGGTATCGATTTTACGCCGGCTCTGCCCCTCACGTGGCACAGCTGGCTCGATGATGGCAAGCAACTGATGGTTCGCGAGCTGGCTCGCGCTGTCGTCACGCTAAAGACTTGGATGACGCGTTCGCGTTCGCGCCGCCATTTGGCTGGGCTTGATGCGTATCTGCTCGACGATATCGGCTTGACGAAAGCTCAAGCTGTACGGGAATCCGAAAAGCCGTTTTGGCAAGACTGA
- the ftsH gene encoding ATP-dependent zinc metalloprotease FtsH, translating into MNFSRNIVFWVIIAVLLFALFNVFQGGQRQGAAAPMVYSDFLAAVEAGEVADVAIKTGKAGTQITGHMTNKTTFSTYAPDDPKLVETLSKSGVKIAALPSDDGQFSFTGMLVSMLPFLILIGVWIFLFRQMQGGAGGKAMGFGKSKAKMLTEKQGRVTFEDVAGIDEAKQELEEVVDFLKDPHKFQRLGGKIPKGCLLVGPPGTGKTLLARAIAGEANVPFFTISGSDFVEMFVGVGASRVRDMFEQGKKNAPCIIFIDEIDAVGRHRGAGLGGGNDEREQTLNQLLVEMDGFESNEGVILIAATNRPDVLDPALLRPGRFDRQVTVPNPDILGREKILKVHMGKVPLAPDVDARVVARGTPGFSGADLANLVNEAALLAARAGKRVVTMSDFESAKDKVMMGTERRSMVMTDEEKQLTAYHEAGHALVGIHMPKSDPLHKVTIIPRGRALGVTMNLPERDQYTFSRVQLESKLAMMFGGRMAEELIFGEENVTTGAGNDIQQATGMARRMVTEFGFSDKLGRLRYTDNDEEIFLGHSVTQHKNVSEKTANLIDEEVRRLIDEAETHARRILTDHKDQLEAVTQALLEYETLSGDEVKDLIDGKGVHRPDPDDSPSDGGRKASVPTSGKGAAKEKKDDSSGGLGAEPQPEG; encoded by the coding sequence TTGAACTTCAGCAGAAACATCGTTTTCTGGGTCATCATCGCCGTATTGCTGTTTGCTTTGTTCAACGTGTTCCAAGGCGGTCAGCGCCAGGGCGCGGCGGCTCCGATGGTGTATTCCGATTTCTTGGCCGCAGTCGAAGCCGGTGAAGTGGCCGATGTCGCCATCAAGACCGGTAAAGCGGGAACGCAAATCACCGGTCATATGACGAACAAAACCACGTTCTCGACCTATGCGCCGGACGATCCCAAGCTTGTGGAAACGCTGTCCAAAAGCGGCGTGAAGATCGCCGCACTGCCGTCGGATGATGGGCAATTTTCCTTCACCGGTATGTTGGTCTCTATGTTGCCGTTCTTGATTTTGATCGGTGTGTGGATTTTCCTGTTCCGTCAAATGCAAGGCGGCGCAGGCGGCAAAGCAATGGGCTTTGGTAAATCCAAGGCTAAGATGCTGACCGAAAAACAAGGCCGCGTGACGTTTGAAGACGTCGCTGGCATCGACGAAGCCAAGCAAGAGCTGGAAGAAGTCGTCGACTTTTTGAAAGACCCGCACAAGTTCCAACGCTTAGGCGGTAAAATTCCGAAAGGCTGCTTGCTGGTTGGCCCTCCGGGCACCGGTAAGACGTTGTTGGCGCGCGCCATTGCGGGCGAAGCGAACGTTCCGTTCTTCACCATTTCCGGTTCCGACTTTGTCGAAATGTTCGTCGGTGTCGGTGCATCGCGTGTGCGCGATATGTTCGAGCAAGGCAAAAAGAACGCACCGTGCATCATCTTTATCGATGAGATCGACGCTGTGGGCCGCCATCGTGGCGCTGGTCTCGGCGGCGGCAATGACGAGCGCGAACAAACGCTCAACCAATTGCTGGTGGAAATGGACGGGTTCGAGTCGAACGAAGGCGTGATCTTGATCGCGGCCACCAACCGTCCCGACGTTTTGGACCCGGCTTTGCTGCGTCCCGGTCGTTTTGACCGTCAAGTCACCGTGCCCAACCCCGACATCTTGGGCCGTGAAAAAATCTTGAAGGTGCACATGGGCAAAGTTCCGTTGGCGCCTGACGTCGATGCACGAGTTGTTGCACGTGGCACGCCCGGTTTTTCCGGGGCCGACTTGGCCAACTTGGTGAACGAAGCCGCTTTGTTGGCGGCGCGTGCAGGCAAGCGCGTGGTCACCATGTCGGACTTTGAATCCGCGAAAGACAAAGTCATGATGGGCACGGAACGCCGGTCCATGGTGATGACGGACGAAGAAAAGCAGCTGACGGCCTACCACGAAGCCGGTCACGCCCTGGTCGGTATTCACATGCCGAAATCCGATCCGTTGCACAAAGTTACGATTATCCCGCGCGGACGTGCGCTGGGTGTAACCATGAACTTGCCGGAACGCGATCAATACACGTTCTCGCGCGTTCAATTGGAAAGCAAGCTCGCCATGATGTTTGGCGGTCGCATGGCTGAAGAACTGATCTTTGGCGAAGAAAACGTGACCACGGGTGCCGGCAACGACATTCAACAAGCCACCGGCATGGCGCGGCGCATGGTGACTGAGTTCGGGTTCTCCGACAAGCTGGGCCGTTTGCGCTACACCGACAACGACGAAGAAATTTTCTTGGGCCACTCTGTGACCCAGCACAAGAACGTGTCGGAAAAAACCGCCAACCTGATTGACGAAGAAGTGCGCCGCTTAATCGACGAGGCAGAAACCCACGCGCGTCGCATTTTGACCGATCACAAAGATCAGTTGGAAGCCGTCACTCAAGCCCTGTTAGAATACGAAACGCTTTCGGGTGATGAAGTCAAAGACTTGATCGATGGTAAAGGTGTCCATCGTCCGGATCCGGATGATTCGCCTTCGGACGGCGGGCGCAAAGCATCCGTGCCGACGTCCGGCAAGGGTGCTGCGAAAGAAAAGAAAGACGACAGCTCCGGTGGTTTGGGCGCAGAGCCCCAACCGGAAGGTTAA
- a CDS encoding alanyl-tRNA editing protein, translating to MTEELFREDSYLQSCEATITAVVENGVVLDKTVFYPTGGGQPGDTGVLKLSSGAELSVTDTQKGEAPGTIVHVLAEGSDRPNVGDNVSAQINWERRHKHMRMHTALHLLCALVDGQITGAQVNEAKSRIDFNIPEKPDKEALSAGLQKFIDDNITVTQSWMTDEELDAEPDLVRSMSVQPPRGTGRVRTINVEGVDFQPCGGTHVKATGEIGAMRIGKIENKGKQNRRINILFDDCVS from the coding sequence ATGACCGAAGAATTGTTTCGAGAAGATTCCTATCTGCAATCGTGCGAGGCCACCATTACAGCCGTGGTCGAAAACGGTGTGGTCTTGGACAAAACCGTGTTCTACCCGACCGGCGGCGGTCAGCCGGGGGACACGGGGGTATTGAAACTGTCTTCTGGGGCAGAGTTGAGCGTCACCGACACGCAAAAAGGGGAAGCGCCGGGCACGATCGTTCATGTCTTGGCTGAAGGTTCTGATCGGCCCAATGTCGGCGATAACGTGAGCGCTCAGATCAATTGGGAACGGCGTCACAAACACATGCGCATGCACACAGCCTTGCACCTGTTGTGCGCGCTGGTGGATGGCCAAATCACAGGCGCGCAAGTAAACGAAGCCAAAAGCCGTATCGACTTCAATATTCCCGAAAAGCCGGACAAAGAAGCGTTGAGTGCCGGGCTGCAAAAATTCATCGACGACAACATCACCGTGACCCAGTCTTGGATGACGGACGAAGAACTGGACGCTGAGCCTGACCTGGTGCGCTCTATGTCCGTGCAGCCGCCACGTGGCACCGGGCGGGTGCGCACCATCAATGTGGAAGGGGTCGACTTTCAACCCTGCGGCGGAACGCACGTCAAAGCGACGGGAGAAATCGGCGCCATGCGCATTGGCAAAATCGAAAACAAAGGCAAACAAAACCGCCGCATCAACATTCTGTTCGACGACTGCGTTTCATGA
- a CDS encoding PhzF family phenazine biosynthesis protein: MTQSIPLYQIDAFTQDVFAGNPAAVCPLDDWLDDKVLQQIARENNLSETAFVVANTGGKTDYKLRWFTPTFEIDLCGHATLATAWVLFHELGEDKVEISFQTEQRGVLTVVRGDGGLISMDFPAMAPRPAPHHMRLEQAIGGPAREFWTAPNGMHMAVLSRADDIHDIRPSMAAIAEMGDKGLIVTAQAEGEGGVDFISRYFTPKEGIAEDPVTGAAHCVLAPYWAKRLKKDQLHGRQVSKRGGDVFCEVSEKRVKLSGYAVLYLKGEIIL; the protein is encoded by the coding sequence ATGACCCAATCTATTCCACTTTACCAAATCGACGCATTTACTCAGGACGTCTTCGCCGGAAACCCGGCAGCCGTTTGTCCGTTGGACGACTGGCTGGACGATAAGGTTTTGCAACAGATAGCCCGTGAAAATAATTTATCCGAAACCGCCTTTGTGGTTGCGAACACAGGTGGGAAGACCGACTACAAACTGCGTTGGTTCACCCCGACGTTTGAAATTGATCTCTGCGGTCATGCGACACTGGCGACGGCATGGGTACTGTTTCATGAATTGGGTGAAGACAAGGTAGAGATCAGTTTTCAAACCGAGCAGCGTGGCGTGTTGACGGTCGTACGTGGCGACGGCGGTTTGATCTCAATGGATTTTCCAGCGATGGCCCCGCGTCCGGCGCCACACCATATGCGCCTGGAACAAGCCATCGGCGGCCCGGCGCGAGAATTCTGGACTGCGCCCAACGGCATGCACATGGCGGTTCTGAGCCGCGCTGATGACATTCACGACATACGCCCGTCCATGGCCGCCATTGCCGAAATGGGGGACAAAGGCCTGATCGTGACCGCTCAGGCGGAAGGCGAGGGGGGTGTTGATTTCATCTCGCGCTATTTCACCCCAAAAGAAGGCATTGCCGAAGACCCGGTTACAGGTGCGGCGCATTGCGTGCTTGCTCCGTACTGGGCGAAGCGGCTGAAAAAAGACCAGCTTCATGGCCGCCAGGTTTCCAAACGCGGGGGCGACGTGTTTTGCGAAGTGAGCGAAAAACGTGTGAAGTTGTCCGGTTACGCGGTGCTCTATCTTAAGGGCGAAATCATCCTGTAA
- the folP gene encoding dihydropteroate synthase → MTKTFAGFELNRPLIMGIVNATPDSFSDGGEHVGVSAAVEHGLRLVDEGADIVDVGGESTRPGAETVSIAEELDRTILVVERLADAGVCVSIDTRHAVVMESALAAGAEIVNDITALNGDRRSMDVVANAKASVVLMHMQGKPGNMQADPFYDNAPREVFEYLFERVQACEEAGIRRDRIALDPGIGFGKSLQHNLEIMNELGMYERLNLPVLMGLSRKSFIGGVTGEQNPKKRLPGSIASALACVQRGAHILRVHDVLETKQALDVWTAIDLS, encoded by the coding sequence ATGACCAAAACGTTTGCAGGTTTCGAACTTAACCGCCCGTTGATCATGGGCATCGTCAACGCCACGCCGGATAGTTTTTCCGACGGCGGTGAGCATGTCGGTGTCAGCGCCGCCGTCGAACACGGCTTGCGCTTGGTGGACGAAGGCGCGGACATTGTCGATGTCGGTGGCGAAAGCACGCGTCCCGGGGCTGAGACGGTTTCCATCGCCGAAGAGCTGGATCGCACCATCTTAGTGGTCGAACGTTTAGCTGACGCGGGTGTGTGTGTGTCCATCGATACGCGCCACGCGGTGGTGATGGAAAGTGCCCTGGCCGCCGGGGCGGAGATCGTGAACGACATCACCGCGCTCAACGGCGACCGACGTTCCATGGACGTTGTGGCCAATGCCAAAGCTTCGGTGGTCTTGATGCATATGCAAGGCAAACCCGGTAACATGCAGGCTGATCCTTTTTACGACAACGCGCCTCGTGAAGTTTTTGAATACCTGTTCGAACGTGTACAAGCCTGCGAAGAGGCGGGCATTCGCCGTGACCGTATCGCGCTTGATCCGGGGATTGGGTTCGGAAAATCCTTGCAGCACAATCTTGAAATTATGAACGAGCTTGGCATGTATGAACGACTGAACTTGCCGGTTCTGATGGGACTGTCGCGCAAAAGCTTCATTGGCGGCGTGACGGGTGAGCAAAACCCGAAGAAACGCTTGCCCGGATCCATCGCGTCGGCTTTGGCCTGCGTGCAGCGCGGCGCACACATCCTGCGCGTTCATGATGTCTTGGAAACCAAACAAGCTCTGGACGTTTGGACGGCGATTGACTTGTCCTGA
- a CDS encoding DMT family transporter, translated as MSSETSSSSRARVEGLWLAAMPGVFVLLWSTGFVGAKLGLPYAEPFTFLFLRYFALVVILVLVAFAFRAPWPKGIATWWHVGVVGVTVHGGYLGGVFYSIYAGLPTSVTAIIVGLQPLLSAVGAHMFLSERIRARQWLGLVLGLLGVALVLGDKITLNIDGYLGPVFAVSALFCMTFGTIYQKRHNEQMDLRSGSAIQFGAAAIPTGIGAVLFETREVVWSGEFIFTLSWLTIVISIGAITLLFILIRQGAVAKVASLFYLVPPVTAVYGWLMFGETLSALSLVGMAVVVMAVALATHSVPEQEGETHG; from the coding sequence ATGAGCTCTGAGACTTCTTCGTCATCACGCGCGAGGGTCGAAGGCCTTTGGCTGGCAGCAATGCCCGGCGTGTTCGTGCTTCTTTGGAGCACGGGCTTCGTCGGTGCAAAGCTGGGCCTGCCCTATGCTGAGCCTTTCACGTTTTTGTTCCTGAGATATTTCGCGCTCGTCGTCATTTTGGTTCTGGTGGCATTTGCCTTTCGTGCCCCTTGGCCCAAAGGCATCGCCACGTGGTGGCACGTTGGTGTTGTCGGAGTCACTGTACACGGCGGCTATTTGGGCGGTGTGTTCTACTCTATCTATGCAGGCTTGCCCACCAGTGTCACAGCAATCATCGTTGGCCTTCAGCCTTTGTTGAGCGCCGTGGGCGCACATATGTTCTTAAGTGAAAGAATCAGGGCTCGACAATGGTTGGGGCTTGTCCTGGGATTGTTGGGAGTGGCTCTGGTGTTGGGTGATAAGATAACGCTCAACATCGATGGCTATTTGGGGCCTGTGTTTGCGGTATCGGCGTTGTTTTGCATGACGTTCGGCACGATCTATCAAAAGCGTCACAATGAACAAATGGATTTGCGCTCAGGCTCGGCTATTCAGTTCGGTGCTGCGGCCATTCCAACGGGCATCGGTGCCGTTTTGTTTGAAACCCGTGAGGTGGTGTGGTCGGGTGAGTTTATTTTTACGCTGTCCTGGTTGACGATTGTCATATCCATTGGTGCAATCACATTACTGTTTATTTTGATCCGCCAGGGGGCTGTGGCGAAGGTGGCAAGCCTGTTTTATCTGGTCCCTCCCGTCACAGCCGTATATGGCTGGTTGATGTTTGGAGAAACTTTGTCGGCGCTGTCTTTGGTCGGCATGGCTGTGGTTGTTATGGCTGTGGCTTTGGCCACTCATTCAGTCCCTGAGCAAGAAGGAGAAACCCATGGATAA
- the thiD gene encoding bifunctional hydroxymethylpyrimidine kinase/phosphomethylpyrimidine kinase, with the protein MEGRVLIIAGSDSGGGAGIQADIKAVTCLNGFAMTAITALTAQNTLGVHGVMEVPEDFIAQQIQVVLEDIGADAIKIGMLHRAPVIEAVANALDTYGKDIPVVLDPVMIAKGGHALLEDDAVEALKTHLIPRAALLTPNIPEAEALSGIKVDAVQDFGPVGERLCRIGAQATLIKGGHMDGDNVADILWRDGVAPVVFETLRIDTQHTHGTGCTLASAAACGLAQGFSLVEAIARANTYVHKAILSAPGFGKGHGPLDHAHTVQPMEE; encoded by the coding sequence ATGGAAGGCCGTGTTCTCATCATAGCGGGATCGGACTCTGGCGGTGGTGCGGGCATTCAGGCCGACATCAAGGCCGTGACGTGTCTGAACGGCTTTGCCATGACGGCCATTACCGCACTGACCGCCCAGAACACCTTAGGCGTTCATGGGGTCATGGAAGTCCCCGAAGACTTTATCGCGCAACAAATTCAAGTCGTGTTGGAAGACATCGGTGCCGATGCCATCAAGATCGGCATGCTGCACCGTGCGCCTGTGATTGAAGCCGTTGCGAACGCGCTGGACACTTACGGTAAAGATATTCCGGTGGTTCTGGACCCCGTGATGATCGCCAAAGGCGGGCATGCGTTGTTGGAAGACGACGCGGTGGAGGCTTTAAAGACACATCTGATTCCACGTGCGGCTTTGCTCACCCCGAACATCCCCGAAGCCGAAGCGTTAAGCGGCATCAAAGTAGATGCTGTGCAGGACTTCGGCCCCGTTGGTGAACGCTTATGCAGAATTGGTGCACAGGCGACCTTGATCAAAGGTGGGCATATGGACGGCGACAACGTGGCCGACATTTTGTGGCGCGACGGGGTGGCGCCTGTGGTGTTTGAAACCTTGCGTATCGACACCCAACACACCCATGGCACGGGGTGCACCTTGGCATCAGCGGCAGCGTGTGGATTGGCACAAGGCTTCAGCCTTGTCGAAGCCATCGCGCGCGCCAACACCTATGTGCACAAAGCGATTTTGTCGGCGCCCGGATTTGGCAAAGGGCACGGCCCTTTGGACCATGCCCACACCGTCCAGCCGATGGAAGAGTAA
- a CDS encoding aminotransferase-like domain-containing protein, with product MTIYSPSIEGRIGPKYRIIADAISDDIHANVLEAGTKLPTHRDLAYRLGVTVGTITRAYAELQRRGVAGGRVGSGTFVIDQSELRRVFPNPYETQSQIVHRNNDRIDHDYGDDTSIDLSMNRPSRGPEAKALAATLGELSQADGLDVLTQYNPAPGLAAHREAISKLVRQVGLDIAVENTVLTSGAQHAMSACALGLIKGGDVLLCEELTYPGMTSLAGHMGARLKPVAMDAEGIRPDAFEAAIVESGARVGYFMPVHQNPTTAVMSMERLHAIADIAKRHNFIIIEDDVYGFQPKDRNPPLAQLAPDNVIYITGFAKSLAPGLRVGFMLTPKALFAALTRAVQITGWMAPPLMGEIATRWVNSGIAQEIIGWHQDEMLARNAIAYEVFKGYDFAHQPTGLHMWLNLPEDHYADEVIRILGQRGIIMAGPESFITTQPTPPRALRLCLGSATSREKLTSALKQVRDVLSNTPQSAQPLTQTMVM from the coding sequence ATGACAATCTATTCTCCAAGCATCGAAGGCCGCATTGGCCCTAAATATCGCATCATTGCTGACGCCATCAGTGATGACATTCATGCAAATGTCTTGGAAGCGGGTACAAAATTGCCCACACACCGGGACTTGGCCTATCGATTGGGTGTCACGGTCGGCACCATCACCCGGGCCTACGCCGAATTGCAGCGCCGGGGCGTTGCTGGCGGACGGGTCGGCAGCGGCACGTTCGTCATCGACCAGAGCGAACTGCGCAGGGTGTTTCCCAATCCGTATGAAACTCAGTCTCAAATCGTGCACCGCAACAACGACCGCATTGATCACGACTATGGGGATGACACCTCCATCGATTTGTCCATGAACCGCCCCTCTCGTGGCCCTGAGGCCAAAGCCTTAGCGGCAACGCTTGGCGAGTTGTCCCAAGCGGATGGTTTGGATGTGCTCACCCAATACAACCCCGCCCCGGGTTTAGCGGCGCATCGCGAAGCGATCTCTAAACTTGTCCGTCAAGTCGGGCTGGATATCGCAGTGGAAAACACAGTTCTCACCAGCGGCGCTCAGCACGCCATGTCGGCTTGTGCTTTGGGGCTCATCAAAGGCGGAGATGTGTTGTTGTGCGAAGAGCTCACCTATCCCGGCATGACGTCCTTGGCCGGCCATATGGGGGCCCGCCTGAAACCCGTCGCCATGGACGCAGAAGGCATCCGTCCCGATGCGTTCGAAGCCGCCATTGTCGAATCGGGCGCACGTGTCGGCTACTTCATGCCTGTGCACCAAAACCCCACCACAGCGGTGATGAGCATGGAACGTTTGCACGCCATTGCCGACATCGCCAAGCGTCACAACTTCATCATCATCGAAGACGACGTTTATGGTTTTCAGCCCAAAGACCGCAATCCCCCCCTCGCCCAACTGGCCCCCGACAACGTAATTTACATTACGGGCTTTGCCAAAAGCCTAGCCCCGGGCTTGCGTGTGGGCTTTATGCTCACACCCAAAGCTTTGTTTGCCGCCCTGACGCGTGCCGTGCAAATTACGGGCTGGATGGCTCCGCCGTTGATGGGTGAAATTGCCACGCGCTGGGTCAACTCCGGCATCGCTCAAGAAATCATCGGTTGGCACCAAGACGAAATGCTGGCACGCAACGCCATCGCCTATGAAGTCTTCAAAGGATACGATTTTGCCCACCAGCCCACCGGGCTGCACATGTGGCTCAATCTTCCCGAAGACCACTACGCGGACGAAGTCATCCGTATTTTGGGCCAGCGGGGCATTATTATGGCGGGGCCGGAATCGTTCATTACCACGCAACCCACCCCACCGCGTGCGCTGCGTTTGTGTTTGGGCTCCGCCACGTCGCGGGAAAAGCTGACGTCTGCGTTAAAGCAAGTGCGCGACGTTTTGTCGAACACGCCGCAATCAGCTCAACCGCTGACGCAGACCATGGTGATGTAG